A stretch of Chloroflexota bacterium DNA encodes these proteins:
- a CDS encoding glycosyltransferase: MRVCLISGEFPPMKGGVGDYSACLAAALTDQGAGVTVVTYAEAAVEGERRLPYTVLPRLKSWGYDSWGRLSSIIEAQHPDVVHIQYQTGAYGMHPAINLWPLFMRWARAQPQVVVTFHDLKVPYLFPKAGRLRKWPGAILAFLADALIVTNHEDAATLQAEGVTWDSWRAMARFGRRRMYFIPIGSNIPVRPVNGYERILWRSGLGLQGDVPLLSYFGFLKEDKGVETLLNGLRILLERNRPVNLLMIGGKSGDWDRSNWAYAQRMEAMTQEPALQGRVWWTGFGTVEETSAHLLCSDICVLPFKEGASLRHGTLVAALVHGLPIITTHCPDVAKGSRLDDRNARILPELRLEQKVVMVPPDDPLTLAEAIENLLDSPERRASLSQQASSLAAALSWDSIARKTLEVYAEVMN; encoded by the coding sequence GTGAGGGTCTGTCTTATCAGTGGCGAGTTTCCCCCGATGAAGGGAGGAGTCGGGGATTACAGTGCTTGTTTGGCCGCCGCCTTGACCGACCAGGGCGCAGGGGTGACTGTAGTTACCTATGCTGAAGCGGCTGTTGAGGGGGAGCGCAGGCTGCCATATACAGTTTTGCCCCGGCTGAAGAGTTGGGGATACGACAGCTGGGGGCGCCTATCGTCCATAATAGAGGCGCAACATCCTGACGTTGTCCATATTCAGTATCAGACAGGGGCATATGGAATGCACCCGGCTATCAACCTATGGCCATTATTTATGCGCTGGGCAAGAGCGCAGCCCCAAGTTGTAGTGACCTTTCACGATCTCAAAGTACCCTATCTCTTTCCCAAAGCGGGACGATTAAGAAAGTGGCCCGGCGCAATCCTGGCCTTTCTAGCTGATGCGCTTATCGTTACTAATCATGAGGACGCGGCTACACTGCAGGCGGAGGGAGTAACGTGGGATAGCTGGAGGGCTATGGCGAGGTTCGGAAGGCGGCGGATGTATTTTATTCCTATCGGCAGTAACATCCCCGTTCGTCCGGTCAATGGTTATGAGCGAATCTTGTGGCGCAGTGGCTTGGGACTCCAGGGTGATGTGCCTCTACTATCCTATTTTGGCTTCCTAAAGGAAGACAAGGGCGTGGAAACGCTGCTTAACGGCCTGAGAATATTGTTAGAACGAAATCGTCCAGTAAACTTGCTTATGATAGGTGGTAAGTCTGGAGATTGGGATCGATCGAACTGGGCGTATGCCCAAAGGATGGAGGCGATGACCCAGGAGCCAGCACTTCAGGGGCGGGTATGGTGGACAGGGTTCGGAACGGTGGAGGAGACCTCGGCCCACCTGCTCTGCTCAGATATCTGCGTGTTGCCCTTTAAGGAGGGTGCCTCCCTGCGGCATGGAACATTGGTAGCGGCCTTGGTGCACGGCTTACCAATCATCACGACCCACTGCCCTGATGTTGCCAAAGGAAGTCGTCTTGATGATCGAAACGCTCGTATTCTACCAGAGTTACGCTTGGAGCAGAAAGTAGTGATGGTTCCCCCGGATGACCCCCTGACCCTGGCTGAGGCCATTGAGAATTTGCTTGATTCACCAGAAAGGCGAGCTTCCCTTAGCCAGCAGGCGTCGAGCTTGGCCGCAGCGTTGTCCTGGGACAGCATCGCCAGGAAGACGCTGGAGGTCTACGCAGAGGTTATGAACTAA
- a CDS encoding glycosyltransferase family 39 protein, which translates to MNEGIKKVEASSQGTSSLAKRDWLWLIALVFIIVLSFGLHLYHIEAQSLWWDETLSYHRAHSDIGYILSNKIVIDNVVTIDQHPPLYFLLLHFCLKLFGKSEFAIRFLSVITTILTIPMLYTLGRSLFDRWVGFMAAFLAALSPYYLWYGQEARPYALFGLLSALSLYLVFKVVTRDGPGYYLSYVIIVVLMLLTHYLAALVVLAELFYFIAYAFLKRRWKVLWAVTALGILAIPFVPTALYAIRAFLALPGPALEVNLQDMLRDLAVSFSFGITVDQFQVLPYAAILGVLMLAAFWDLASSAKRSGALLLLFGLIVPIVLLYIFSRYKVVYNTRYAVFLSSPYYLLLSLGVVRLGRWKAILAAATLVYFLTISGYGTYDYLFVHNNTKQNFRAAVGYIVEHSLPGDAVVLNDSKIYTAFEYYDKAHLPWYGVPRQGTQAVPETIWRDIERIGNQHERIWLLQAMAKSIDPLGLTKKTLENHYAKTDERIFTGESYAIEVYLYNTSPYVVQSLPSGANPVAVNYDNRLNLLGYRLDSIRGAPDRLSLILFWQAKSAPLASYSVVSSLTDSEGYAWAIADAEPFNGFYPTSRWEAGEIVADRREIQITPGAPPGIYTLQVGVHQVGSERRLVIRGNDGRPPGEFAALGKQYIGSTFSIAEAKAAVLGQRWQADFGGKIILAGSDWPVGKIKPGDRLNIRLFWQSKQGGLADYTVRLYLVSMSGRTELEQSTPISRVYASTRWRPGEIVGAHYALTIPAQVKSGEYHLLISLSPATSQRLLPVHQGWWPFARNRLVLGDISVSDIPRTYTVPPGLFLVAARLDDQAELLGYSVDDGWQVAEATKGTVPEIRAGDPLAKHLKVTLQWRALREMDIGYTVFLQLLDAQGVLVAQDDGLPQGGARPTTGWVEGEIVADTHELVNADWLAPGKYTLIAGMYDSSTSERLRTADGHDYILLGEVVLPSTKR; encoded by the coding sequence GTGAATGAGGGCATCAAAAAAGTGGAGGCCAGTAGTCAGGGCACTTCCTCCCTGGCGAAGCGCGATTGGTTGTGGCTAATTGCGCTGGTCTTCATTATTGTTTTGAGTTTTGGGCTCCATCTATATCATATCGAAGCGCAAAGCCTTTGGTGGGATGAGACACTAAGCTACCATCGCGCTCACTCAGACATCGGCTACATTCTCTCAAACAAGATTGTGATCGACAACGTTGTCACAATCGACCAGCATCCACCCCTTTATTTCCTCTTATTGCATTTCTGCCTGAAACTATTCGGTAAGAGCGAGTTCGCCATTCGCTTTCTATCGGTTATAACCACGATTCTTACCATACCAATGCTCTATACTCTCGGCCGCTCCTTATTTGACCGTTGGGTAGGATTCATGGCAGCCTTTTTGGCTGCCCTCTCACCCTACTATCTTTGGTATGGGCAAGAGGCCCGTCCCTACGCCCTGTTTGGACTTCTCAGTGCACTCTCGCTGTATCTTGTTTTCAAAGTAGTAACAAGGGACGGACCTGGTTATTATCTGAGCTATGTCATTATAGTCGTACTTATGCTCTTAACTCATTATCTCGCAGCGTTGGTCGTGCTGGCGGAGTTGTTCTACTTTATCGCCTATGCATTTCTAAAGCGGCGATGGAAGGTGCTTTGGGCCGTCACCGCCTTGGGCATTCTGGCTATTCCTTTTGTACCAACCGCTCTATATGCCATTCGGGCCTTCCTGGCCCTGCCTGGTCCAGCATTGGAAGTGAATCTCCAGGATATGCTTCGTGATCTGGCTGTCTCCTTTAGCTTTGGTATCACTGTCGATCAGTTCCAGGTCCTGCCTTACGCGGCCATCCTCGGGGTATTGATGCTGGCGGCGTTTTGGGACCTAGCTTCATCAGCCAAGCGATCGGGAGCCCTCTTGCTCCTGTTTGGCTTAATTGTGCCGATTGTTTTGCTCTATATCTTCTCCCGCTATAAAGTGGTCTATAATACACGCTATGCTGTTTTTCTATCCTCACCATACTATTTGCTGTTGAGCCTTGGTGTTGTTCGCCTTGGACGATGGAAGGCGATTTTGGCAGCTGCAACACTGGTCTACTTTCTTACGATATCAGGCTATGGGACGTACGACTACCTATTCGTACATAACAACACCAAACAGAATTTTCGGGCCGCAGTTGGGTATATAGTTGAGCATTCTCTCCCAGGTGATGCGGTGGTGTTGAACGACAGCAAGATTTACACCGCCTTCGAATACTATGATAAGGCTCATCTACCGTGGTATGGGGTTCCTCGGCAGGGTACGCAGGCCGTACCAGAGACCATCTGGCGTGATATTGAGCGGATCGGCAATCAGCATGAGCGAATCTGGCTGCTCCAGGCGATGGCTAAGAGCATTGATCCATTAGGATTGACGAAGAAGACGCTGGAAAACCACTATGCGAAGACAGATGAGCGCATCTTTACCGGGGAGAGCTATGCGATAGAGGTCTATCTCTATAACACGTCACCCTACGTCGTCCAGTCCTTGCCATCTGGCGCTAATCCCGTGGCCGTCAATTATGATAACAGGCTGAACCTGCTTGGTTATCGTCTCGATTCGATCCGCGGTGCGCCTGATCGCCTTTCTCTGATCTTATTTTGGCAGGCTAAGAGTGCTCCTCTGGCCAGCTATAGCGTCGTCAGCAGCCTGACTGATAGCGAAGGTTATGCTTGGGCGATCGCTGATGCGGAACCGTTTAATGGATTCTACCCGACCTCGCGTTGGGAGGCAGGGGAGATTGTGGCTGACAGACGAGAGATACAGATCACCCCAGGGGCACCGCCTGGGATCTATACGCTGCAGGTGGGTGTCCACCAGGTAGGCAGTGAAAGAAGGCTAGTTATCAGGGGAAATGATGGCCGACCACCGGGCGAATTTGCAGCGCTTGGGAAGCAGTACATCGGCAGCACTTTTTCTATAGCTGAGGCGAAGGCAGCTGTATTGGGACAACGCTGGCAGGCAGATTTCGGAGGCAAAATTATTTTAGCGGGTAGCGACTGGCCTGTAGGGAAGATTAAGCCGGGGGATCGCTTGAACATTCGCCTGTTTTGGCAGTCTAAACAAGGGGGGCTGGCTGATTATACAGTGAGATTGTATCTCGTATCTATGAGCGGACGGACGGAACTTGAGCAATCTACCCCAATCAGCCGTGTTTATGCCAGTACTCGTTGGCGCCCGGGAGAGATTGTGGGAGCTCACTACGCCTTGACCATCCCAGCGCAGGTTAAGAGTGGAGAGTACCACCTGCTGATCAGCCTGAGCCCGGCGACATCGCAGAGGCTCCTACCCGTGCACCAGGGATGGTGGCCATTCGCCAGGAATCGCCTCGTGCTTGGAGACATTTCTGTGAGTGACATTCCCCGTACATATACAGTCCCGCCAGGGCTATTCCTCGTCGCGGCCAGGTTGGATGATCAGGCGGAGTTGCTTGGCTATAGTGTAGACGATGGATGGCAAGTCGCTGAAGCAACGAAAGGGACTGTGCCAGAAATTAGGGCTGGCGACCCGCTGGCGAAACATCTTAAGGTCACATTGCAATGGCGCGCCTTAAGGGAGATGGATATCGGCTATACGGTCTTTCTGCAACTGCTTGATGCTCAGGGGGTGCTGGTCGCTCAAGACGATGGGCTCCCTCAGGGTGGGGCTCGCCCGACGACTGGCTGGGTAGAAGGGGAGATCGTCGCCGATACCCATGAGCTTGTAAACGCC